Proteins co-encoded in one Melanotaenia boesemani isolate fMelBoe1 chromosome 23, fMelBoe1.pri, whole genome shotgun sequence genomic window:
- the LOC121634675 gene encoding uncharacterized protein LOC121634675 isoform X2, with the protein MEQTPTVYWLGDISDELLRPIEMWKQYMMKIIPKARPPTCPTHCTLKYFQQDPPTADDWIKEQPDRVNLTSTAIIIGPQGAAMSIEPNAYLTKEFEVPNSVPHITILINEGYTSKKLGPMMKEAGKLRIWTHKENHIMESQDGRFLKIMTDAQGNTRPEVILLPCDEPTRDPKRLMKEEMLSIVPSELWAKSDTDVGLMKNAQPVSIKLKENTTLPFVPQYPLSDHVLEGTSRTLQKLEELGVVAEEMYPVTNTPIWPIEKPGRKEVRLTNDLRRLNEIVEDIDTDIPNPYILLCNLTPNHKIFTVIDLCSAFHNVRLHPDSQHLFGFKYGHKHFKYLRLPQGLKISPAIFNDLLRKDLEQIKEKINSTILIYCDDILIAAQDRETCHKDSITLLTHLAEGGHRASLAKLQYCQEKVEYLGRRISQGEKAILPSQIEAITKMPKPRTVKEMMTFLGMAAYNSDWIDGFAVIVKPLRDLIREEGVRNLKHPLTWTVAAEQAFEDIKRAMQTAPTLAIADYNMPFLLYVSCRNNHACGVLAQNTGIGKSAQCIAYYTIALSPVEIGLPECYIHLAAVHLMYEKASVVTMGYKVDILTHHKVVSLLEKSNFVLTNQRILEYYRILEYPDVSIKTCRTKNPADLIPLPSEGEEHECEEVTEKHMKLRSDLEAKPLCWPHEKFFVDGSCYRTLQGLASGYAVVRHDPQTNKFEVLEAQKAQQPCSAQKAELKALIRACELAEGKHVTIYTDSAYCHSIVHLFAGMWKNRGFQRSDGSPVQHADEIKQLLGALMKPKTIAIVKCPAHVKSDTIVAKGNDEADRAAKQVAASLQAVIETATFDLEDKITIKDIVLMQQNVLDTQKDWWRQRGAQMDNEQVWRTHDGLIVLPDDLMTLLIREGHSVSHDSKSQVIAKIRNWGFWGYNLHAHVENYIARCEVCIKNNVRKSLKPTPGTFPLRGPFSELVIDFIDLIQRVQGKRYVLVAVCRFTKWVEATPTRRKSAEEVAKFLIREVIPRFGIPDRISSDNGREFVEKVLSLVLQGLQISQRLGSVYHPQSQGQVERINGVLKNKLRKICESTGLTWLDALPIALMHIRGTHNRELRLTPHELLTGRAMPTPLFRTYKGASLDTLNNELREYVKQLIKVQDSLVSHVLSVQENDSRRELEEEPKIKPGDLVYVKVFRRQWNSPRREGPYEVTRATRTAVQVKGKPTWFHLSHCTPTSTTRADDDSQRALPSLWLLVMGLMMYQGGRAQQPEMVPPPEPDPGRDPVQPNQDVLNRPPPPDRTQETGQRHGKATIRAVHTTKIEPRQTTIITSNGKVTLLYDYITSKYGRVALRRGRQTGIQMIPEVEQALYKCVGQMMNIILPDQRYYEQCIFTVAWQTTPDRELKIMDETTKFQLKETEEAIRAAKCDFQNMPPYPIEQSLTVGCIADSCFVILPGGQLLEAETPEGTMRGMIITGTWDESLCQLHIRDRTTQRTADDVEPRRKERTETDVMVNISPEPEEPGIPANTLAVTGYGMVRQLEEIMTDCAVKVWLSIVRDRAEHFMIWHPLVAIIRGKSERGETAWSLALPHTDLTIEMGVTEGKCADVPDTRLTMIVDIACSGHGCAVFGLGQGWIDASTIEQTNYRIRMMVEQQPIGKMQESVLLYSNPIEHIPIYAEDLTVNKNFEDCVVGLTVRLFGHIWKQLLCYMTLSWRVIGRTESQYIELADPTSGWLVQERVQTPTCTIPSGSRGPVRIKVECNDQKCMMMRKPLKWMNKAEADRFWPGPIRGKGYGLAETTQCTDRLPFLSLEPRRPQLVQGDSTHQNWPSGDRTQRDARNNGENTGGVVIRPKRAEPRGAQIQGDGKTNPEQNRATMSWREAIAKAAADVKTWVEGKIVNPWTTETGVIDAPEEFLYDLATRNMWYRWVEYVADSAGATNCYACTTARPERLMLVDPEHNWQECETLEEQWLADTGNEDGLLWCPARCMSILASPEYQSLHTQCGQYVMNLRKGLAGLIPPKEIPLVPVGQFECFQKWDGHLGIGKVRRSLCKSLWYVDEKCTKAHLRPALRVIGLTNVSIYACPFHSQTLPIPDTYWYCGGTRLLATLPEGWIGRCARVQTVADVTIVPVDAEDTPIEGGNTTTPPGRLEGHRRHRRALQEDPRIWFSSIGQPKGIPEQFKVRNEVAVGFEALMPIVSIIKTTEWLNYVFFTLHRFANATDDALSALGEQLSATSIMTLQNRQALDWLLAAQGGVCHVIGTKQCCTFIPDVMSKTGEFTRAMATLKGLKQEMTKATEGQESWGAGLSRFFDNWEVSLLQWFTGIAVSLLVMAFALCCCIPVIRTLVIKAVTKQMALLAPRGTAIQTEHDGGTLVPPRDLKLENSSLSSEDEEEEVSADFKGVC; encoded by the exons ATGGAA CAAACCCCAACAGTTTACTGGCTGGGGGACATCAGTGATGAACTTTTGAGGCCAATAGAGATGTGGAAACAATACATGATGAAAATCATCCCAAAAGCCAGACCACCCACCTGCCCAACCCACTGCACACTTAAATACTTTCAACAAGATCCTCCCACAGCGGATGACTGGATCAAAGAACAACCAGACAGGGTTAACCTAACATCAACAGCCATCATCATCGGACCGCAAGGAGCAGCAATGAGTATCGAACCCAACGCCTACCTAACAAAGGAATTTGAGGTTCCAAACAGCGTCCCCCACATCACAATACTCATAAATGAAGGGTACACTTCTAAAAAGTTGGGGCCAATGATGAAAGAAGCCGGAAAACTACGGATATGGACACACAAGGAAAACCATATCATGGAGAGCCAAGATGGAAGGTTCCTGAAAATAATGACGGACGCTCAAGGAAAtacaagaccagaagtaatccTGCTACCATGCGATGAACCTACAAGGGACCCAAAACGACTGATGAAGGAAGAAATGCTGTCAATCGTTCCATCCGAACTGTGGGCGAAAAGTGACACAGATGTCGGACTGATGAAAAATGCACAACCAGTCTCAatcaaactgaaagaaaacaccACCCTTCCATTTGTGCCACAATACCCGCTGTCAGATCATGTGCTAGAGGGAACCAGCAGAACTCTACAGAAACTGGAGGAACTAGGAGTGGTGGCAGAAGAGATGTATCCAGTAACGAACACCCCAATCTGGCCGATTGAGAAACCAGGAAGGAAGGAAGTCAGACTGACAAACGACCTGAGGAGACTGAACGAAATTGTTGAAGATATAGACACAGACATTCCAAATCCCTACATCCTGTTATGTAACTTGACACCAAATCACAAGATCTTCACGGTAATTGACCTATGCTCGGCATTTCACAATGTAAGGCTTCATCCCGACAGCCAACACCTGTTCGGATTTAAATACGGACACAAACACTTCAAATATCTCAGGCTGCCTCAGGGTCTTAAAATATCACCAGCCATTTTTAACGACCTTCTGAGAAAAGACCTGGAACAGATCAAAGAAAAGATCAACAGCACAATCTTGATCTACTGCGATGACATTTTGATTGCTGCACAGGACAGAGAAACATGCCACAAGGACTCAATCACGCTTTTAACCCACCTAGCCGAAGGGGGACATAGAGCATCGCTGGCGAAACTACAGTACTGCCAAGAAAAAGTTGAATACTTAGGCAGGCGGATTTCACAGGGAGAAAAAGCCATACTCCCTTCACAGATTGAGGCAATCACCAAAATGCCAAAGCCAAGAACGGTTAAAGAAATGATGACGTTTCTAGGAATGGCAGCGTACAATTCAGACTGGATCGACGGATTTGCAGTCATTGTTAAGCCATTAAGAGACCTCATAAGAGAAGAAGGGGTCCGCAACCTCAAACATCCACTCACATGGACCGTGGCCGCGGAACAAGCTTTTGAGGACATTAAGAGAGCCATGCAGACAGCACCAACATTGGCGATAGCAGATTATAACATGCCGTTTTTGCTATACGTCTCGTGCAGAAACAACCATGCATGCGGAGTTCTAGCACAAAACACCGGGATAGGAAAAAGTGCACAATGCATAGCATACTACACAATCGCTCTGTCACCGGTAGAAATAGGACTTCCAGAATGCTACATACACCTAGCAGCCGTTCATCTAATGTACGAAAAAGCATCTGTTGTTACCATGGGCTACAAGGTGGATATCTTAACACACCACAAGGTGGTGAGTTTGCTGGAAAAAAGCAACTTCGTTCTCACAAATCAGCGCATTTTGGAGTACTACCGGATTTTGGAGTACCCCGACGTGTCGATCAAAACATGCAGAACCAAAAACCCGGCGGACCTCATCCCTCTACCAAGTGAGGGAGAGGAACACGAGTGTGAAGAAGTGACCgaaaaacacatgaaactgAGATCAGACTTAGAAGCTAAACCACTATGCTGGCCACATGAAAAATTTTTCGTGGATGGCTCATGCTACAGAACATTACAGGGCTTGGCATCAGGATATGCTGTGGTCCGACACGaccctcaaacaaacaaattcGAAGTGCTGGAAGCGCAAAAAGCTCAACAACCGTGTTCCGCGCAAAAAGCCGAACTTAAAGCGCTAATCCGAGCATGTGAACTAGCCGAGGGTAAACACGTAACGATTTACACGGACTCCGCGTATTGCCACTCCATTGTACATTTGTTCGCAGGAATGTGGAAGAACCGCGGCTTCCAGAGATCCGACGGATCACCGGTCCAACACGCCGACGAAATTAAACAGCTACTGGGGGCACTTATGAAACCAAAAACTATTGCAATAGTTAAATGCCCAGCTCACGTTAAAAGTGACACAATCGTCGCAAAAGGAAACGACGAAGCCGATCGAGCGGCCAAACAAGTAGCTGCAAGCTTGCAAGCTGTAATTGAAACAGCGACTTTTGACTTGGAAGACAAAATTACCATAAAAGACATTGTACTGATGCAACAGAACGTACTGGACACACAAAAAGACTGGTGGAGACAGAGGGGAGCACAGATGGACAATGAACAGGTATGGCGGACTCATGACGGACTCATTGTGCTCCCAGACGACCTTATGACTTTGTTGATAAGGGAAGGTCATTCAGTAAGCCACGACTCCAAGTCTCAGGTAATAGCGAAGATTCGCAACTGGGGTTTCTGGGGGTATAACCTGCATGCCCATGTAGAGAACTACATCGCACGGTGTGAGGTTTGTATAAAGAATAATGTCCGAAAGTCCCTGAAACCAACCCCAGGAACTTTCCCTTTGAGAGGCCCCTTTTCAGAACTGGTGATCGATTTCATCGACCTGATACAAAGAGTCCAAGGAAAAAGGTACGTTTTGGTGGCCGTGTGCAGATTTACGAAGTGGGTGGAGGCAACTCCGACCCGCCGTAAATCTGCCGAAGAGGTCGCAAAATTTCTGATCAGAGAAGTCATCCCCCGTTTTGGAATTCCAGATCGGATTTCATCCGATAACGGCAGGGAGTTTGTTGAAAAAGTCCTAAGCCTTGTCTTACAGGGTTTACAGATTTCACAACGACTGGGCAGCGTCTACCACCCCCAGTCACAAGGACAGGTCGAAAGGATCAACGGAGTCTTGAAAAACAAACTCCGGAAAATATGTGAAAGCACGGGGTTGACATGGCTCGACGCTTTGCCAATAGCTTTGATGCATATCAGAGGTACGCATAATCGCGAGCTAAGATTAACGCCACACGAGCTACTAACTGGACGAGCGATGCCAACCCCGCTGTTTCGAACATATAAAGGAGCCTCTCTGGACACACTGAACAATGAACTAAGGGAGTATGTGAAACAATTGATTAAAGTGCAGGATAGTTTGGTGTCACATGTTCTCTCTGTGCAGGAAAACGATTCTAGAAGGGAGTTGGAGGAGGAGCCAAAGATCAAACCAGGAGATCTCGTGTACGTGAAGGTGTTCCGCAGACAGTGGAACAGCCCGAGGCGAGAGGGGCCGTACGAAGTCACACGAGCCACCAGAACCGCAGTTCAGGTCAAAGGGAAACCGACCTGGTTTCACCTGTCCCACTGCACGCCAACATCCACGACACGAGCAGATGATGACAGCCAAAGGGCGCTCCCGAGTCTCTGGCTCCTGGTCATGGGTCTCATGATGTATCAGGGGGGCCGGGCACAGCAACCAGAGATGGTCCCGCCGCCCGAACCAGATCCCGGACGGGATCCGGTCCAACCTAACCAGGACGTGCTGAACAGACCACCTCCCCCCGACAGGACACAGGAAACCGGACAGAGACACGGCAAGGCTACAATAAGAGCAGTTCACACGACAAAGATAGAACCACGACAGACCACTATCATAACAAGCAACGGAAAGGTGACATTGTTATATGACTACATAACCTCAAAATACGGACGTGTGGCACTTAGACGGGGCCGGCAGACTGGGATTCAAATGATCCCGGAAGTAGAACAAGCACTGTATAAATGTGTTGGGCAGATGATGAATATAATATTACCAGACCAAAGATATTATGAACAATGTATATTTACAGTAGCATGGCAGACCACACCAGATCGGGAACTGAAGATTATGGATGAGACGACGAAGTTCCAGTTGAAGGAGACAGAGGAAGCGATAAGAGCAGCCAAATGCGACTTCCAAAATATGCCACCCTATCCAATCGAACAAAGTCTGACGGTAGGGTGTATCGCAGATTCATGTTTTGTAATACTTCCAGGAGGACAACTGCTGGAAGCAGAGACGCCAGAAGGGACAATGAGAGGAATGATAATAACGGGGACATGGGATGAGTCACTCTGCCAACTCCACATAAGAGACAGGACGACTCAACGAACAGCCGACGACGTAGAGCcaagaaggaaggaaagaacgGAGACAGACGTCATGGTAAACATTTCCCCGGAGCCGGAAGAGCCGGGGATACCAGCAAACACGCTCGCTGTAACAGGGTATGGAATGGTGAGACAATTGGAGGAAATTATGACTGACTGTGCTGTTAAGGTTTGGTTGTCAATAGTCCGGGACAGAGCGGAGCACTTCATGATCTGGCATCCCCTGGTGGCAATAATAAGAGGTAAGAGTGAGCGTGGGGAAACGGCATGGTCATTGGCCCTCCCACACACGGACCTCACCATAGAGATGGGGGTCACCGAGGGTAAGTGTGCAGACGTACCAGACACAAGACTCACAATGATTGTAGATATAGCCTGTAGTGGACACGGCTGTGCAGTATTTGGACTGGGACAAGGATGGATAGACGCCTCAACCATAGAACAGACTAATTACCGCATCAGAATGATGGTCGAACAACAACCAATAGGGAAAATGCAAGAAAGTGTTCTATTATACAGTAATCCCATAGAACACATACCCATATATGCTGAGGACTTAACAGTGAATAAGAACTTTGAGGACTGTGTTGTAGGCCTAACTGTAAGACTTTTTGGCCACATATGGAAACAACTGCTCTGTTACATGACATTGTCGTGGAGGGTGATCGGGCGGACTGAATCACAATACATTGAACTGGCTGACCCGACATCAGGGTGGCTAGTTCAAGAACGGGTCCAAACGCCAACCTGTACAATACCATCAGGCTCCCGTGGACCAGTGAGGATTAAAGTGGAATGCAATGACCAAAAATGTATGATGATGAGGAAACCATTGAAATGGATGAATAAAGCTGAAGCGGACAGATTTTGGCCAGGCCCGATAAGAGGAAAGGGCTATGGACTTGCTGAAACCACACAATGTACTGATAGGTTGCCATTTCTGTCCCTAGAGCCGAGGAGACCGCAACTCGTCCAGGGCGACAGCACGCACCAGAACTGGCCGAGCGGCGACCGGACGCAGAGAGATGCACGGAATAATGGGGAAAACACAGGTGGTGTGGTAATACGACCAAAACGTGCAGAACCACGGGGCGCACAGATACAGGGAGACGGTAAGACCAATCCAGAACAGAATCGGGCTACGATGTCATGGCGTGAGGCCATAGCCAAGGCGGCGGCCGACGTTAAAACATGGGTCGAAGGTAAGATTGTCAACCCATGGACGACGGAGACAGGCGTGATAGATGCACCGGAGGAATTCCTATATGATTTAGCTACACGAAATATGTGGTACCGCTGGGTAGAATATGTAGCAGACTCAGCGGGCGCGACGAACTGTTATGCATGTACTACAGCCAGACCAGAGAGGTTAATGCTTGTAGACCCGGAGCATAATTGGCAGGAATGCGAGACCTTAGAGGAACAATGGCTCGCCGACACGGGAAATGAGGATGGCCTCCTTTGGTGCCCCGCCCGATGCATGTCAATCTTGGCATCACCAGAATATCAGTCACTGCATACTCAATGTGGCCAATATGTTATGAATCTAAGAAAAGGACTAGCGGGTCTGATACCCCCTAAAGAAATCCCATTAGTACCCGTTGGTCAATTCGAATGTTTCCAAAAATGGGACGGTCACCTGGGCATAGGAAAGGTAAGACGGTCTCTGTGCAAATCACTGTGGTATGTTGATGAAAAATGTACTAAGGCCCATTTAAGACCAGCTTTAAGGGTAATAGGCTTAACAAATGTCTCCATCTATGCATGCCCCTTTCATAGCCAGACACTACCGATTCCAGACACCTACTGGTACTGCGGGGGAACTCGACTGCTCGCCACTCTTCCGGAAGGCTGGATCGGGAGGTGCGCGCGGGTACAGACGGTGGCGGACGTCACGATTGTTCCGGTAGACGCAGAGGACACACCGATAGAGGGGGGTAATACAACCACACCACCTGGTAGGTTAGAGGGACATAGGCGACACAGGAGAGCCCTTCAGGAAGACCCGAGAATATGGTTCTCGTCAATTGGTCAACCTAAGGGTATTCCAGAACAGTTTAAGGTGCGTAATGAAGTTGCGGTAGGATTCGAAGCGCTGATGCCGATCGTTAGCATAATTAAGACGACGGAATGGCTTAATTACGTGTTTTTCACGCTGCATAGGTTCGCTAACGCGACGGATGATGCGTTATCGGCTCTGGGTGAACAGTTATCGGCAACCAGTATAATGACATTGCAAAATAGACAGGCCTTGGACTGGCTCCTAGCAGCCCAAGGGGGAGTATGCCATGTTATTGGCACAAAGCAATGTTGCACGTTTATTCCTGATGTGATGTCCAAAACAGGAGAGTTCACACGGGCCATGGCCACACTCAAAGGACTGAAACAGGAAATGACAAAGGCTACGGAAGGACAGGAGAGTTGGGGAGCTGGACTGAGCCGCTTCTTCGACAATTGGGAAGTATCACTCTTACAATGGTTCACTGGAATAGCTGTGTCTCTGTTGGTTATGGCCTTTGCCTTATGCTGCTGTATTCCAGTGATCCGGACCTTGGTGATTAAAGCAGTGACCAAGCAGATGGCGCTGCTAGCTCCGAGGGGGACTGCCATACAGACGGAGCATGACGGCGGCACCTTGGTGCCACCAAGAGACCTTAAGCTGGAGAACAGCAGCCTCAGTtcggaggatgaggaggaggaggtctcAGCAGACTTCAAGGGGGTTTGCTGA